The following coding sequences are from one Streptomyces sp. NBC_00536 window:
- a CDS encoding amino acid adenylation domain-containing protein: protein MIALSFAQRRLWFISQLEGPSATYNVPMVLPLGAGIDRAALNTALRDVIDRHEVLRTVFVTVDGEPYQDVQKIDDLPWELSVTEVAPDSLAAAIAAAEGYAFDLAAEVPIRAQLLVASPDEQVLVVVLHHIASDGWSMGPLTRDLMTAYQARSEGRAPEWEPLPVQYADYALWQRDLLGEADDPSSMMHRQLTYWRGALAGIPDGITLPLDRPRPAVASYQGHRVRLELSAPTHARLLELAQAEGVTVFMALQAVLAVLLSRIGAGTDIPVGTDVAGRSDEALDDLVGFFVNTLVLRTDLSGDPTFREALGRVRATTLAAFGHQDVPFERLVEDLAPARSLSRHPLFQVMLTLQNAARTVLDGESVEVSTVTPDGAALAKFDLELSFTEVFGGDGLPAGIRGSVTAASDLFDEHTVLLLADCLARVVDTLTGTPELPLSGVRILDGSGVEAVFPGKGNTVEAAARPAGAPADRRLVAYVVPAPGMEIDPAELRAFVREQLPDSMVPAAVVLLDELPLTANGKVDTGKLPAPPEYPVATGRGPSNAREEVLCAAFAEVLELEQVGADDDFFALGGHSLLAIRLVERLRTQGVTVPVRALFETPTPAGLALTAGTQQKDVPDNLIPAGTTEITPEMLPLVTLTAGELARVVATVDGGAANIADVYPLGPLQEGLLFHHLLADGGDDAYVMPAVLEFASCTGLDAFLAAFQSVLDRHDIFRTSFVWDGLPDPVQVVWRQATMPVTDVTLPEGGTDPVADLIATVGLAMDLGRAPLITVHRTAVPGDDRWLALVRIHHLVQDHMALELLLSEVGAFLAGRGADLPQPLPFRDFVAQARDESEVDGHQEYFAELLGDFEEPSAPYGVTDVRGDGGEVTRGVVPFAPESERRLREVARRLRVSAATVLHVAWARTVSVLSGRDDVVFGTVLFGRMSGGAEAGHVPGPFINTLPVRVRTSDTGVLTAVSQMRTQLARLLEHEHASLATAQQASGLEGQAPLFTAFLNYRHNTGRSEDQEAQDQAAVEERSADEQPDGLGIRLLYARERTNYPLAVAVDDDGDSLALTVDAIGSIDPEVVGVLARTTTEELVRALETALDGGPEASLGAVRVLDEAGLSRVVEEWNDTAAAVPADTLPGLFEAQVARTPDAVAVVSEGAEVSYRELDARADRLARLLAGRGVGPESVVGVVMDRGVDLVVALLAVVKAGGAYLPIDPDYPADRIAYVLADASVPLVLSQSAVAGVVPAGVPVVAVDDPSVVAELADTSSAAVCVAAEPRNTAYVIYTSGSTGRPKGVVISHGALVNHLFAAGERVPLAAGDRLVSVTTVSFDIAALELFLPLVSGASVVVASREAVRDPAALTELVVSSGGTALQAVPSLWRALLEESGWPVGVRALVGGEALPRELAQRFVALGVRAVNLYGPTEATVWATSAEVTGDAVAVGRPFANTRAYVLDRAMRPAPAGVAGELYLAGAQLARGYAGRPGLTAERFTASPFAVGERLYRTGDLARWRADGELECLGRADDQVKVRGFRIELGEVEAVLERHEGVARAVAAVRKDTQGDALLAAYLVPHGDIDVTALRADLGRDLPAYMVPSAFVVLDELPLTANGKVDRKALPAPTGVRGGGRGPSNAREEIICAAFAEVLGLESVGVDENFFELGGHSLLALPVVTRAQEQGVALSVRALFDSPTPAGLALVEGVRHTDVPDNLIPAGATEITPEMLTLVDLNAEEIDRVVATVAGGAANIADIYPLAPLQEGLLFHHLLADGGDDVYVQPNVLEFGSRELLDRFAEALQLVLDRHDILRTGIVWDGLREPVQVVWREAELPVHEVSLDPHGADLVTGLAAAVGLSMDLSRAPLIELHATAGPDGRWLGLVLVHHMVQDATALQVLLDEIAAFLSGRGDELPKPLPFRDFVAQARGGSAREEHERYFAELLGDVTEPTAPYGLTDVRGAGSGTERATGELDPALNERLRSVSRRLGASVATVVHVAWSRVLGVISGRGDVVFGTVLSGRMNAGAGGDRVPGPFINTLPLRVRTDELGVVEAVTAMRGQLAQLLEHEHASLTVAQQASGVTAGSPLFTSFLNYRTGTPVADTPADTEPVAEETSGGIRTLLSRETTNYPLAVALDDSGRTIRVAVEAVAPVDSAEVAALLCTAVEGLVSSLEVALDGGPEAILGSVAVLDDAGLDRVVRAWNDTAVEVESSTLPGLFEAQVARTPDAVAVVFEGVELSYAELDARANKLARLLVSRGVGAESVVGVALERGVDMVVALFAVVKAGAAYLPVEPGLPVDRIAYMLETAGAGVVVSASAVADAVPVDVSVVLVDEPAVERELAGLSGEPLGVEMRSRGAAYVIFTSGSTGRPKGVVVSHEGIVNRLAWMQERFGIDDADRVLQKTPFGFDVSVWEFFWPLSVGAGLAVARPEGHKDPEYLVGLIREQRVSVAHFVPSMLEAFLAEPSAADAAEVLRYVVCSGEALSASVRDRFFEVLAGVELHNLYGPTEASVDVTAWAIEPGAGGTVVPIGAPVANTRVYVLDDRLTPVPVGVGGELYLAGVQLARGYANRAGLTAERFVACPYGTGERLYRTGDLARWNADGQIEYLGRVDEQVKIRGFRIEPGEVQAVIAGHPQVAQAAVIAREDTPGDKRLVAYVVPVQGAGAVTGLTVSTAEFAASHLPAHMVPSAVVVLDALPLSVNGKLDRKALPAPEYKAGSGRGPANAREEILCAIFAEILGLESVGVDDDFFALGGHSLLAVRLTSRIRASLGIEAPLSALLQAPTVAGLAQQLGNEKSARPALRPMRNQEES from the coding sequence ATGATTGCTTTGTCATTCGCGCAGCGGCGGCTGTGGTTCATTTCGCAGCTGGAGGGGCCGAGCGCCACCTACAACGTTCCGATGGTGCTCCCCCTGGGGGCCGGGATCGACCGTGCGGCGCTGAACACCGCGCTGCGGGACGTCATCGACCGCCACGAGGTCCTGCGGACCGTGTTCGTCACGGTGGACGGCGAGCCGTACCAGGACGTGCAGAAGATCGACGACCTGCCCTGGGAGCTGTCCGTCACCGAGGTGGCCCCGGATTCTCTGGCGGCCGCGATCGCGGCCGCCGAGGGGTACGCCTTCGACCTGGCCGCCGAAGTGCCCATCCGGGCCCAGCTGTTGGTGGCCTCGCCGGACGAGCAGGTGCTGGTCGTGGTGCTGCACCACATCGCCAGCGACGGCTGGTCGATGGGCCCGCTCACGCGGGACCTCATGACGGCCTACCAGGCCCGCAGCGAGGGCCGGGCGCCCGAGTGGGAGCCGCTTCCGGTCCAGTACGCGGACTACGCGCTCTGGCAGCGCGACCTGCTCGGCGAGGCGGACGACCCGTCGAGCATGATGCACCGTCAGCTCACTTACTGGCGCGGCGCGCTGGCCGGGATCCCGGACGGGATCACCCTGCCGCTCGACCGTCCGCGCCCGGCGGTGGCCTCGTACCAGGGCCACCGGGTGCGGCTGGAGCTCTCCGCGCCGACGCACGCCCGGCTGCTGGAGCTGGCGCAGGCCGAGGGCGTCACGGTGTTCATGGCGCTGCAGGCGGTCCTCGCCGTCCTGCTGAGCCGCATCGGTGCGGGCACGGACATCCCGGTCGGCACCGATGTCGCCGGCCGCTCGGACGAGGCGCTGGACGACCTGGTCGGCTTCTTCGTCAACACCCTGGTGCTGCGCACGGACCTGTCCGGCGACCCGACCTTCCGTGAAGCGCTCGGCCGGGTACGGGCGACGACCCTGGCCGCCTTCGGGCACCAGGACGTGCCCTTCGAGCGCCTGGTCGAGGACCTGGCCCCGGCGCGGTCACTGTCGCGGCACCCGCTCTTCCAGGTGATGCTGACCCTGCAGAACGCCGCGCGGACGGTGCTGGACGGTGAATCCGTCGAGGTGTCGACGGTGACCCCCGACGGGGCGGCGCTGGCGAAGTTCGACCTGGAGCTGTCCTTCACCGAGGTCTTCGGCGGCGACGGGCTCCCCGCCGGCATCCGTGGCTCGGTGACGGCCGCGTCCGACCTGTTCGACGAGCACACGGTCCTCCTGCTCGCCGACTGCCTGGCACGCGTGGTGGACACCCTGACGGGCACGCCGGAACTGCCGCTCAGCGGCGTCCGGATCCTGGACGGCTCGGGCGTCGAGGCGGTCTTCCCCGGCAAGGGGAACACCGTCGAGGCCGCGGCCCGCCCCGCGGGCGCGCCGGCCGACCGCAGGCTGGTGGCGTACGTGGTGCCCGCGCCGGGCATGGAGATCGACCCGGCGGAGCTGCGCGCGTTTGTACGGGAGCAGCTGCCCGATTCGATGGTCCCCGCGGCCGTCGTACTCCTCGACGAGCTGCCGCTGACCGCGAACGGCAAGGTGGACACGGGCAAGCTGCCCGCGCCGCCGGAGTACCCCGTCGCCACCGGGCGCGGGCCGTCGAACGCCCGCGAAGAGGTGCTGTGCGCCGCGTTCGCCGAGGTGCTGGAGCTGGAGCAGGTCGGTGCCGACGATGACTTCTTCGCCCTCGGCGGTCACTCGCTGCTGGCGATCCGGCTGGTGGAGCGGCTGCGCACGCAGGGCGTGACGGTACCGGTGCGGGCGCTCTTCGAGACGCCGACCCCGGCCGGGCTGGCGCTGACGGCGGGCACCCAGCAGAAGGACGTACCGGACAATCTGATCCCGGCCGGAACGACGGAGATCACCCCGGAGATGCTTCCGCTGGTGACGCTCACGGCCGGGGAACTGGCCCGGGTCGTCGCCACCGTGGACGGCGGCGCCGCGAACATCGCGGACGTCTACCCGCTCGGGCCGCTCCAGGAGGGGCTGCTCTTCCACCACCTGCTCGCGGACGGCGGCGACGACGCCTACGTGATGCCCGCGGTCCTCGAATTCGCCTCGTGCACCGGACTCGACGCCTTCCTCGCGGCCTTCCAGAGCGTGCTGGACCGGCACGACATCTTCCGGACCTCGTTCGTCTGGGACGGGCTGCCGGATCCGGTCCAGGTGGTCTGGCGGCAGGCGACCATGCCCGTCACCGACGTCACCCTCCCCGAGGGCGGCACGGACCCGGTCGCGGACCTGATCGCGACCGTGGGCCTGGCGATGGACCTGGGCCGCGCACCGCTGATCACCGTGCACCGGACCGCCGTTCCCGGCGACGACCGCTGGCTGGCGCTGGTCCGCATCCACCACCTGGTCCAGGACCACATGGCCCTGGAGCTGCTGCTCTCGGAGGTCGGCGCCTTCCTCGCCGGCCGCGGCGCGGACCTGCCGCAGCCGCTGCCCTTCCGCGACTTCGTGGCGCAGGCGCGCGACGAGAGCGAAGTCGACGGACATCAGGAGTACTTCGCCGAGCTGCTGGGCGACTTCGAGGAGCCGTCGGCCCCGTACGGGGTCACGGACGTGCGCGGCGACGGCGGGGAGGTGACCCGTGGAGTGGTGCCCTTCGCCCCGGAGTCGGAGCGCCGGCTGCGCGAGGTGGCCCGTCGGCTGCGGGTGAGCGCGGCGACCGTGCTGCACGTCGCCTGGGCGCGGACCGTCTCGGTGCTGTCCGGGCGGGACGACGTGGTCTTCGGGACGGTGCTCTTCGGCCGGATGAGCGGCGGCGCCGAGGCCGGCCACGTACCGGGGCCGTTCATCAACACGCTTCCGGTGCGCGTCCGTACGAGCGACACCGGGGTGCTGACGGCGGTGTCGCAGATGCGCACCCAGCTGGCGCGGCTGCTGGAGCACGAGCACGCGTCGCTCGCGACGGCCCAGCAGGCCAGCGGGCTGGAGGGGCAGGCCCCGCTGTTCACCGCCTTCCTCAACTACCGCCACAACACCGGACGGAGCGAGGACCAGGAAGCTCAGGACCAGGCCGCCGTCGAGGAGCGGTCCGCCGACGAGCAGCCGGACGGTCTGGGCATCCGCCTGCTGTACGCACGCGAGCGCACCAACTATCCGCTCGCCGTGGCCGTGGACGACGACGGCGACAGCCTGGCGCTGACCGTCGACGCCATCGGTTCGATCGACCCGGAGGTCGTCGGCGTCCTGGCCCGCACGACCACGGAGGAGCTGGTCCGGGCGCTGGAGACGGCGCTCGACGGCGGTCCCGAGGCCTCGCTGGGCGCCGTGCGCGTCCTGGACGAGGCCGGGCTGAGCCGGGTCGTCGAGGAGTGGAACGACACGGCGGCGGCTGTCCCCGCGGACACGCTGCCGGGGCTGTTCGAGGCCCAGGTGGCCCGTACGCCCGATGCCGTCGCGGTGGTGTCCGAGGGCGCGGAGGTCTCGTACCGCGAGCTGGACGCCCGGGCGGACCGGCTGGCGCGGCTGCTGGCCGGGCGCGGGGTCGGGCCGGAGTCCGTCGTGGGCGTGGTGATGGACCGCGGGGTCGACCTGGTGGTCGCGCTGCTCGCGGTGGTGAAGGCCGGCGGCGCGTACCTGCCGATCGACCCGGACTACCCGGCGGACCGGATCGCCTATGTGCTCGCGGACGCGAGTGTTCCGCTGGTGCTTTCGCAGTCGGCGGTCGCGGGTGTGGTTCCCGCCGGTGTGCCCGTGGTCGCGGTCGACGATCCCTCGGTGGTCGCGGAGCTGGCGGATACCTCAAGTGCAGCCGTGTGTGTGGCCGCCGAGCCCCGGAACACGGCGTACGTGATCTACACGTCGGGTTCGACGGGCCGCCCCAAGGGCGTGGTGATCTCGCACGGCGCGCTGGTGAACCACCTGTTCGCCGCGGGCGAGCGGGTGCCGCTGGCGGCCGGGGACCGGCTGGTGTCGGTGACGACGGTGTCCTTCGACATCGCGGCGCTGGAGCTGTTCCTGCCGCTCGTGTCGGGTGCCTCGGTGGTCGTGGCCTCCCGCGAGGCCGTACGGGACCCGGCCGCCCTCACGGAGCTGGTGGTGTCGTCGGGCGGGACCGCCCTCCAGGCGGTGCCGTCGCTGTGGCGGGCGCTGCTGGAGGAGAGCGGCTGGCCGGTGGGCGTGCGGGCGCTGGTCGGCGGCGAGGCGCTGCCGCGCGAGCTGGCGCAGCGGTTCGTGGCGCTGGGCGTGCGGGCGGTGAACCTGTACGGGCCGACCGAAGCCACGGTGTGGGCGACCTCGGCCGAGGTCACCGGGGACGCGGTGGCGGTGGGACGCCCGTTCGCCAACACCCGGGCCTATGTCCTGGACCGTGCGATGCGGCCCGCTCCGGCCGGTGTGGCGGGCGAACTCTACCTCGCCGGTGCCCAGTTGGCCCGCGGCTACGCGGGTCGTCCCGGGCTCACGGCGGAGCGGTTCACGGCCTCGCCGTTCGCGGTGGGGGAGCGGCTGTACCGGACGGGCGACCTGGCCCGCTGGCGCGCCGACGGCGAGCTGGAGTGCCTGGGGCGCGCGGACGACCAGGTGAAGGTGCGTGGTTTCCGCATCGAGCTGGGGGAGGTGGAGGCCGTCCTGGAGCGCCATGAGGGTGTGGCGCGGGCGGTCGCCGCCGTCCGCAAGGACACCCAGGGCGATGCGCTGCTGGCCGCCTACCTGGTTCCCCACGGCGACATCGACGTGACGGCGCTGCGGGCGGATCTCGGCCGGGACCTTCCGGCCTACATGGTGCCCTCCGCGTTCGTCGTCCTCGACGAGCTGCCGCTGACCGCGAACGGCAAGGTGGACCGCAAGGCCCTGCCCGCTCCCACGGGGGTCCGCGGTGGCGGCCGCGGGCCGTCGAACGCCCGCGAAGAGATCATCTGCGCCGCGTTCGCCGAGGTCCTCGGGCTCGAAAGCGTCGGTGTCGACGAGAACTTCTTCGAACTCGGCGGCCACTCGCTGCTCGCCCTGCCCGTGGTCACACGGGCACAGGAGCAGGGCGTGGCGCTGTCGGTGCGGGCCCTGTTCGACAGCCCCACACCGGCCGGCCTCGCCCTCGTGGAGGGCGTGCGGCACACGGACGTGCCGGACAACCTCATTCCGGCGGGCGCGACCGAGATCACCCCCGAGATGCTCACGCTCGTCGACCTGAACGCCGAAGAGATCGACCGGGTCGTGGCGACCGTGGCGGGCGGCGCGGCGAACATCGCCGACATCTACCCCCTCGCCCCGCTCCAGGAGGGCCTGCTCTTCCACCACCTGCTCGCCGACGGCGGCGACGACGTCTACGTCCAGCCGAACGTCCTGGAATTCGGCTCCCGCGAGCTGCTCGACCGGTTCGCCGAGGCCCTCCAGCTGGTGCTGGACCGCCACGACATCCTGCGGACCGGCATCGTGTGGGACGGACTGCGCGAGCCCGTCCAGGTGGTCTGGCGCGAGGCCGAGCTGCCGGTCCACGAGGTGTCCCTCGACCCGCACGGCGCCGACCTCGTGACCGGCCTGGCCGCGGCGGTGGGCCTGTCGATGGACCTGTCCCGGGCACCCCTGATCGAGCTGCACGCGACCGCCGGTCCGGACGGACGCTGGCTCGGACTGGTCCTGGTCCACCACATGGTCCAGGACGCCACCGCACTGCAGGTCCTGCTGGACGAGATCGCGGCGTTCCTGAGCGGCCGCGGCGACGAACTGCCGAAGCCGCTGCCGTTCCGCGACTTCGTGGCGCAGGCGCGCGGCGGATCCGCGCGGGAGGAGCACGAGCGCTACTTCGCCGAGCTGCTCGGTGACGTCACGGAACCGACGGCCCCTTACGGACTGACCGACGTGCGCGGTGCCGGTTCGGGCACCGAGCGCGCGACCGGAGAGCTGGACCCCGCGCTGAACGAGCGGCTGCGGTCGGTCTCCCGCCGGCTCGGCGCCAGCGTGGCGACCGTCGTGCACGTCGCGTGGTCGCGGGTGCTCGGAGTGATCAGCGGCCGGGGGGACGTGGTCTTCGGGACGGTGCTGTCCGGCCGGATGAACGCCGGAGCGGGCGGCGACCGGGTCCCGGGCCCCTTCATCAACACCCTCCCGCTGCGCGTACGGACGGACGAGCTGGGCGTCGTGGAAGCGGTGACCGCGATGCGCGGCCAGCTGGCGCAGCTCCTCGAACACGAGCACGCCTCGCTCACCGTGGCCCAGCAGGCCAGTGGGGTGACGGCCGGTTCGCCGCTCTTCACCTCCTTCCTCAACTACCGCACCGGCACGCCGGTGGCGGACACACCGGCCGACACGGAACCGGTCGCCGAAGAGACGTCGGGCGGGATCCGGACGCTGCTCTCGCGGGAGACGACCAACTACCCGCTCGCCGTGGCGCTGGACGACAGCGGGCGGACGATCCGGGTGGCCGTGGAAGCGGTGGCACCGGTCGACTCGGCGGAAGTGGCGGCCCTGCTGTGCACCGCCGTCGAGGGTCTGGTGTCCTCTTTGGAGGTCGCGCTGGACGGCGGCCCGGAGGCGATCCTGGGCTCGGTGGCCGTACTGGACGACGCCGGGCTGGACCGGGTCGTGCGTGCCTGGAACGACACGGCGGTCGAGGTCGAGTCCTCGACCCTGCCGGGTCTGTTCGAGGCGCAGGTGGCGCGGACGCCGGACGCGGTCGCGGTGGTCTTCGAGGGCGTGGAGCTGTCGTACGCGGAGCTGGACGCGCGGGCGAACAAGCTCGCGCGGCTGCTGGTGTCGCGTGGTGTGGGCGCCGAGTCGGTGGTCGGTGTCGCGCTGGAGCGCGGTGTCGACATGGTGGTGGCGCTGTTCGCGGTGGTGAAGGCGGGCGCCGCGTACCTGCCGGTGGAGCCGGGGCTTCCGGTGGACCGGATCGCGTACATGCTGGAGACGGCCGGTGCCGGTGTGGTGGTCTCGGCGTCCGCGGTCGCGGATGCGGTACCGGTCGACGTATCGGTGGTCCTCGTCGACGAGCCCGCCGTCGAGCGGGAGTTGGCGGGCCTCTCGGGTGAGCCGTTGGGCGTGGAGATGCGGTCGCGGGGTGCCGCGTACGTGATCTTCACGTCGGGTTCGACGGGGCGCCCCAAGGGCGTCGTGGTCTCGCACGAGGGGATCGTGAACCGGCTGGCGTGGATGCAGGAGCGGTTCGGGATCGATGACGCGGACCGGGTGCTGCAGAAGACGCCGTTCGGGTTCGACGTGTCGGTGTGGGAGTTCTTCTGGCCCCTGTCGGTCGGCGCCGGTCTCGCGGTGGCCCGTCCCGAGGGCCACAAGGACCCCGAGTACCTCGTCGGCCTGATCCGCGAGCAGCGGGTGTCGGTGGCGCACTTCGTGCCGTCGATGCTGGAGGCGTTCCTCGCCGAACCCTCCGCCGCGGACGCGGCCGAGGTGCTGCGGTACGTCGTCTGCTCGGGCGAGGCGCTGTCGGCCTCGGTGCGGGACCGGTTCTTCGAGGTCCTGGCCGGGGTGGAGCTGCACAACCTGTACGGGCCGACGGAAGCCTCCGTCGACGTCACCGCGTGGGCGATCGAGCCGGGTGCCGGTGGCACCGTGGTGCCGATCGGCGCTCCGGTCGCGAACACCCGGGTGTACGTCCTGGACGACCGGCTGACTCCGGTCCCCGTGGGCGTCGGTGGCGAGCTGTACCTCGCGGGCGTCCAGCTGGCCCGTGGCTACGCGAACCGGGCGGGTCTGACGGCGGAGCGTTTCGTCGCCTGCCCGTACGGCACGGGTGAGCGGCTCTACCGCACCGGTGACCTGGCCCGCTGGAACGCGGACGGCCAGATCGAGTACCTCGGCCGGGTCGACGAGCAGGTCAAGATCCGTGGATTCCGGATCGAGCCGGGCGAGGTCCAGGCCGTCATCGCCGGCCACCCGCAGGTGGCGCAGGCCGCCGTCATCGCCCGCGAGGACACACCGGGAGACAAGCGCCTGGTCGCCTACGTGGTCCCGGTCCAGGGCGCCGGAGCGGTGACCGGACTGACGGTCTCCACGGCGGAGTTCGCGGCGAGCCACCTCCCCGCGCACATGGTTCCCTCGGCCGTCGTCGTCCTCGACGCGCTGCCGCTCTCGGTGAACGGCAAGCTGGACCGCAAGGCCCTCCCGGCCCCCGAATACAAGGCCGGATCCGGTCGAGGGCCGGCCAACGCGCGGGAGGAGATCCTCTGCGCGATCTTCGCCGAGATTCTCGGGCTGGAAAGCGTCGGCGTCGACGACGACTTCTTCGCCCTGGGCGGGCACTCGCTGCTCGCCGTACGACTCACCAGCCGGATACGGGCGTCACTCGGCATCGAGGCGCCGCTGTCGGCGCTTCTGCAGGCGCCGACGGTAGCCGGACTGGCACAGCAGCTTGGAAATGAAAAGTCAGCTAGGCCGGCGTTGCGGCCGATGCGCAACCAGGAGGAGTCCTGA